A region of Marnyiella aurantia DNA encodes the following proteins:
- a CDS encoding MerR family transcriptional regulator, whose amino-acid sequence MKINLPDKLYYSIGEVARAFDVNTSLIRYWEQEFPILRPKKNKKGNRYFTPEDLTNLKIIYHLVKEKGYTLDGARVALTTNSKISETISIIDRLEFVKAELQKLKESLSDKPEQ is encoded by the coding sequence ATGAAGATTAACCTGCCGGACAAACTCTATTATTCCATTGGTGAGGTTGCACGTGCTTTTGATGTGAACACGTCCCTAATCCGTTATTGGGAACAGGAGTTTCCCATCCTCAGGCCAAAGAAAAACAAAAAAGGTAACCGTTATTTCACTCCGGAAGATCTCACAAATCTTAAGATCATCTATCATCTGGTTAAGGAGAAAGGCTATACTCTGGACGGCGCGCGTGTGGCACTGACCACTAACAGCAAGATTTCCGAAACAATATCGATCATTGACCGTCTTGAATTTGTGAAAGCTGAACTTCAAAAACTTAAAGAATCCC